One genomic segment of Deinococcus sp. LM3 includes these proteins:
- a CDS encoding M20/M25/M40 family metallo-hydrolase — MSQSLPTSPPSQPPAHPDSTGLTVPAATPGDWFTRTRELALTLTGWPSVTGTPGEQQFPLQLRNLLRSWPAFQSEPERVWTAPAGTSANLYALVRGQQPDTVILSGHFDTVGTGAYGPHAPHAFTPHALRDALLRHLDRPDLSGPERQARQDLLSGEFLPGRGLLDMKAGLAAGLAVLERYAALAPADRPVNLLLIASPDEEQRSRGARQAAADLPALTRQRGLRVRLGINLDATNDAGDGRDGQAVYLGTTGKVPVTALILGRATHASYPFDGTSAALIAAELVSRIETNPDLTDTAHADHSPPPACLELRDSRAGYDVTTPAHIWCAFNVLTYRRSAAEVTAQILHEARGAARTALTRQAQHAARWDGISRAAPEAAVLCFAELRTQAERQVGEARVQALLSAPDRTDDPLAESRERTLALAQAAGLSGPAVIVGLGAVHYPATHVDADLGRQVTDTLKTFTEQTGVPVRVRHHFQGISDMSFLGHRPSEADRAATRDLTPTPGDQPDRADTLSFPTVNAGPWGRDYHQQFERIHQPYSFGTLPELVWRLALMPALVTPQGPGRPD, encoded by the coding sequence ATGTCCCAATCACTGCCGACCTCGCCGCCATCTCAGCCTCCTGCGCACCCGGACTCCACCGGCCTCACGGTCCCGGCGGCCACGCCCGGCGACTGGTTCACGCGCACGCGCGAGCTGGCCCTGACCCTGACCGGCTGGCCCAGCGTGACCGGCACGCCCGGCGAGCAGCAGTTCCCGCTCCAGCTCCGGAACCTGCTGCGCTCATGGCCGGCGTTCCAGAGCGAACCGGAACGGGTGTGGACCGCTCCGGCCGGAACGTCCGCGAACCTGTACGCGCTGGTCCGGGGTCAGCAGCCCGACACCGTCATCCTGAGCGGGCACTTCGATACGGTCGGCACCGGCGCCTACGGGCCGCACGCCCCGCACGCCTTCACGCCGCACGCCCTGCGGGACGCGCTGCTGCGTCACCTGGACCGCCCCGACCTGAGCGGCCCGGAACGGCAGGCGCGGCAGGACCTGCTCAGCGGCGAGTTCCTGCCCGGACGGGGCCTGCTGGACATGAAGGCCGGACTGGCCGCCGGGCTGGCCGTCCTGGAACGCTACGCGGCCCTGGCACCCGCCGACCGCCCCGTGAACCTGCTGCTGATCGCCTCGCCGGACGAGGAGCAGCGCTCCCGCGGCGCGCGGCAGGCAGCGGCCGACCTGCCCGCCCTGACCCGGCAGCGCGGCCTGCGCGTCCGGCTGGGCATCAACCTGGACGCCACCAACGACGCCGGTGACGGCCGCGACGGACAGGCGGTGTACCTGGGCACCACCGGCAAGGTGCCCGTCACGGCCCTGATCCTGGGACGCGCCACGCACGCCTCGTACCCCTTCGACGGAACCAGCGCCGCCCTGATCGCCGCCGAACTGGTCAGCCGGATCGAAACCAACCCGGACCTGACCGACACCGCCCACGCGGATCACAGCCCGCCCCCCGCCTGCCTGGAACTGCGCGACAGCCGCGCCGGGTACGACGTCACGACCCCCGCCCACATCTGGTGCGCCTTCAACGTGCTCACGTACCGCCGCAGCGCCGCCGAGGTCACGGCGCAGATCCTGCACGAGGCGCGCGGGGCGGCCCGGACCGCACTGACCCGGCAGGCGCAGCACGCCGCCCGCTGGGACGGCATCAGCCGCGCCGCACCGGAGGCGGCGGTCCTCTGCTTCGCCGAGCTGCGCACGCAGGCCGAGCGGCAGGTCGGCGAGGCGCGCGTGCAGGCGCTGCTGTCGGCACCCGACCGCACCGACGATCCCCTGGCCGAGAGCCGCGAACGGACGCTGGCCCTGGCGCAGGCGGCGGGACTGAGCGGCCCGGCCGTCATCGTGGGCCTGGGCGCCGTCCACTACCCCGCCACGCACGTGGACGCCGACCTGGGCCGGCAGGTGACCGACACGCTGAAGACCTTCACGGAGCAGACCGGAGTGCCCGTCCGGGTGCGTCATCACTTTCAGGGCATCTCCGACATGAGCTTCCTGGGGCACCGACCCAGCGAGGCGGACCGGGCCGCCACCCGCGACCTGACCCCCACGCCGGGCGATCAGCCGGACCGGGCCGACACCCTGTCGTTCCCGACCGTGAATGCCGGACCCTGGGGCCGGGACTACCACCAGCAGTTCGAACGGATTCATCAGCCCTACTCGTTCGGGACGCTGCCGGAACTCGTGTGGCGGCTCGCGCTCATGCCTGCGCTGGTGACCCCACAGGGGCCGGGCCGCCCGGACTGA
- a CDS encoding ROK family protein yields MTHPSEPDSSEPHSVSRRAVAVALDIGGSHVTAAPVDLRGRAVTAAPIRLDLSHDAPHDTLIGGWAEAALAALAGTGEAVTVTHLGLAVPGPFDAARGVSGMTHKFRALHGQDARAALLARLRGTPLQDTPILFGNDADLFALGEWWAGAGEQLDTIGVTLGTGIGSGFIRAGQVQTGGPGVPPGGELWNTPFRGATVEDAVSGAALTRLTHRHLGVALDARQLAALDASQSGPVWTAFGQTLGDVLAPWVQAFGPQRVVLGGNISRASGQFSDSLQSRLPPGTQVRQSQHFENAALLGAAFLRGPELPKH; encoded by the coding sequence ATGACGCACCCGTCCGAACCCGATTCGTCCGAACCCCACTCCGTTTCCCGCCGCGCAGTCGCCGTCGCGCTCGACATCGGCGGGAGTCACGTGACCGCCGCGCCCGTCGACCTGCGCGGCCGCGCCGTGACCGCTGCCCCCATCCGGCTGGACCTGTCCCATGACGCCCCGCACGACACCCTGATCGGCGGCTGGGCCGAAGCGGCCCTCGCAGCCCTCGCCGGGACCGGTGAGGCCGTCACGGTCACGCACCTCGGACTGGCCGTCCCCGGTCCCTTCGACGCGGCGCGCGGCGTGTCCGGCATGACCCACAAGTTCCGGGCGCTGCACGGCCAGGACGCCCGCGCCGCCCTCTTGGCCCGGCTGCGCGGCACGCCCCTGCAGGACACCCCCATCCTGTTCGGGAACGACGCGGACCTGTTCGCCCTCGGGGAATGGTGGGCCGGTGCGGGCGAACAGCTCGACACCATCGGCGTGACCCTCGGGACCGGCATCGGCTCGGGCTTCATCCGCGCCGGACAGGTCCAGACCGGTGGCCCCGGCGTGCCGCCCGGCGGGGAACTGTGGAACACCCCGTTCCGCGGCGCCACCGTCGAGGACGCCGTGAGCGGCGCCGCCCTGACCCGCCTGACCCACCGGCACCTGGGCGTGGCGCTGGACGCCCGGCAGCTGGCCGCACTGGACGCCAGTCAGTCCGGGCCGGTCTGGACGGCGTTCGGACAGACGCTCGGGGACGTCCTGGCCCCCTGGGTGCAGGCGTTCGGGCCGCAACGGGTGGTGCTGGGCGGAAACATCAGCCGGGCCTCCGGGCAGTTCAGCGATTCCCTGCAGTCACGGCTGCCGCCCGGCACCCAGGTGCGGCAGAGCCAGCATTTCGAGAACGCCGCCCTGCTGGGCGCGGCCTTCCTGCGCGGCCCTGAGCTGCCAAAACACTAG
- a CDS encoding glycerate kinase: MTAAPADLRALLHGAFLHALQAASPARLLEPFLRAQPAPDLILAVGKASVPMARAALDAYPGVPALVITPRGTSDHLPPGEPLPGPTLPSHAEVLRAPHPVPDAASEHAARRALARLGALGAGGRALVLISGGGSALLSLPRGVTLAQKQALTRDLLGSGADIHEINTVRKHLSGVKGGQLAAATRAHVHSLILSDVVGDEPAVIASGPTVPDPTTHADALAVLDRYGLPAPEARAHLRSGAPDTPHDLPNATWEVIGSNRTFLDAARTFIEARGLRAVILGDTFTGEARSLGAFHAAVIHSIRTHGTPLPPPVVLLSGGEATVTLTPGAGRGGRNLEFALALLTELAVTGPSLRGVHALSAGTDGQDGSSPAAGAFLTPDSLLRAGHLGLDPREFLRRHDSHTFFEALGDTLHTGLTGHNLNDFRAVALT; this comes from the coding sequence ATGACCGCTGCCCCCGCCGACCTCCGAGCCCTGCTGCACGGCGCTTTCCTGCATGCCCTTCAGGCCGCGTCACCGGCGCGGCTGCTGGAGCCGTTCCTGCGCGCCCAGCCGGCCCCCGACCTGATCCTGGCGGTCGGCAAGGCCAGTGTGCCCATGGCCCGCGCGGCGCTGGACGCCTACCCCGGTGTGCCCGCCCTGGTGATCACGCCGCGCGGCACGTCCGATCACCTGCCCCCCGGTGAACCACTGCCCGGCCCTACCCTGCCCAGCCACGCCGAGGTCCTGCGCGCCCCGCACCCGGTGCCGGACGCCGCGAGTGAACACGCCGCGCGGCGGGCCCTGGCGCGCCTCGGGGCGCTCGGGGCCGGCGGGCGGGCGCTGGTGCTGATCTCCGGCGGGGGCAGCGCCCTGCTCAGCCTGCCGCGCGGCGTGACCCTCGCCCAGAAGCAGGCACTGACCCGCGACCTGCTGGGCAGCGGCGCGGACATCCACGAGATCAACACCGTCCGCAAGCACCTGTCCGGCGTCAAGGGCGGTCAGCTGGCCGCGGCGACCCGCGCGCACGTTCACTCGCTGATCCTCTCCGACGTGGTCGGCGACGAGCCGGCCGTGATCGCCAGCGGCCCGACCGTGCCCGACCCCACCACGCACGCCGACGCCCTGGCCGTCCTGGACCGCTACGGGCTGCCCGCCCCGGAAGCCCGCGCGCACCTGAGGTCCGGCGCACCCGACACGCCGCACGACCTGCCGAACGCCACCTGGGAGGTCATCGGTTCCAACCGCACCTTCCTGGACGCGGCCCGCACGTTCATCGAGGCGCGCGGCCTCCGGGCCGTCATCCTGGGCGACACCTTCACGGGCGAGGCCCGGTCCCTGGGGGCCTTTCACGCCGCCGTGATCCACTCCATCCGGACGCACGGCACGCCCCTGCCGCCCCCGGTCGTCCTGCTGTCGGGCGGCGAGGCGACCGTCACGCTCACCCCCGGCGCCGGGCGGGGCGGACGGAACCTGGAGTTCGCACTGGCGCTGCTGACCGAGCTGGCCGTGACCGGACCCAGCTTGCGCGGAGTCCACGCCCTGTCGGCCGGTACGGACGGACAGGACGGCAGCAGCCCCGCCGCCGGCGCGTTCCTGACCCCGGACAGCCTGCTCCGCGCCGGACACCTGGGACTCGACCCGCGCGAGTTCCTGCGCCGCCACGACTCTCACACCTTCTTCGAGGCGCTCGGGGACACCCTGCACACCGGCCTGACCGGCCATAACCTCAACGACTTCCGCGCGGTCGCCCTGACCTGA
- a CDS encoding MarR family winged helix-turn-helix transcriptional regulator — MRSPGAHLNGPDLNGPDLSRPNMNAQPLRFLSAYWTVWQGLGSRLQQAIQGAHDLDLRTFIVLSHLQAAPVTPSQLADTLDLPRYEVARVLRRLEERGALTRTTLPGDGRRHALQVTASGAALWRAALHTAEQSAAPAITALGPDLHALTAALERLTTLTHPEATP; from the coding sequence ATGCGATCCCCCGGAGCACACCTGAACGGCCCAGACCTGAACGGCCCAGACCTGAGCAGGCCAAACATGAACGCGCAGCCGCTGCGCTTCCTGAGTGCCTACTGGACCGTCTGGCAGGGCCTGGGCAGCCGGTTGCAGCAGGCCATTCAGGGCGCGCACGACCTCGACCTGCGGACCTTCATCGTCCTCAGTCACCTTCAGGCGGCGCCGGTCACACCCAGTCAGCTGGCGGACACCCTCGACCTGCCCCGCTACGAGGTCGCGCGCGTCCTGCGCCGCCTGGAGGAACGCGGGGCCCTCACCCGCACGACCCTGCCCGGAGACGGCCGCCGGCACGCCCTGCAGGTCACGGCCAGCGGCGCGGCCCTGTGGCGCGCCGCCCTGCACACCGCCGAGCAGAGCGCCGCGCCCGCCATCACGGCCCTCGGACCGGACCTGCACGCCCTGACCGCCGCCCTCGAACGCCTGACCACCCTGACCCACCCGGAGGCCACCCCATGA
- a CDS encoding cytochrome P450, with the protein MTSPDPTNTDPTPTCPFGFGESLTRHAGASPTTPGTQQVASFQSARDVLRSENVRQAGFGAELLQESGLLSRQPVLYAEGEEHHAMRRDTARYFTPATVASYHPMIAALCDDLIATLLRQGRGNVDDLSLTLAVQVAAQVVGLTDSLLPGLERRVMTFVEGGDPQQRPAPGGLAGQARQILEQRHLLAFYLLDVKPAIAARRRQRRDDLISHLIDREYSDLEILTECLTYGTAGMVTTREFITVAAWHLLRSPDLRGEYLHGTEAERHTILHEILRLEPVVSRLYRRAQTDLTVEGQTVPAGTLLELDLRSVNVDPAVAGEHPGALCPARPLPRGVQAPVMAFGDGHHRCPGAFLAIRETDTFLRRLLIWQDLHLEAEPTVTFNEVVKGYELRGLRVSTRQGRSRTANQ; encoded by the coding sequence ATGACCAGCCCAGACCCCACCAACACAGACCCCACGCCCACCTGCCCCTTCGGCTTCGGCGAGTCCCTCACCCGCCACGCCGGGGCCTCCCCCACCACGCCCGGCACGCAGCAGGTCGCGTCCTTCCAGAGCGCGCGGGACGTGCTGCGGAGCGAGAACGTCCGGCAGGCCGGATTCGGCGCGGAACTCCTGCAGGAGTCCGGACTGCTGTCCCGCCAGCCGGTGCTGTACGCCGAGGGTGAGGAACACCACGCCATGCGGCGCGACACCGCCCGTTACTTCACGCCCGCCACCGTCGCGTCGTACCACCCGATGATCGCCGCGCTGTGCGACGACCTGATCGCCACCCTGCTGCGTCAGGGACGCGGGAACGTGGACGACCTGAGCCTCACGCTGGCCGTGCAGGTCGCGGCGCAGGTCGTGGGCCTGACCGACAGTCTGCTGCCGGGCCTGGAACGGCGCGTCATGACCTTCGTGGAGGGCGGCGACCCCCAGCAACGCCCCGCGCCGGGCGGCCTGGCAGGGCAGGCGCGGCAGATTCTGGAACAACGCCACCTGCTGGCGTTCTACCTGCTGGACGTGAAACCCGCCATAGCGGCGCGCCGCCGCCAGCGCCGCGACGATCTGATCAGCCACCTGATCGACCGCGAGTACAGCGACCTGGAAATCCTGACCGAGTGCCTCACGTACGGCACGGCCGGCATGGTCACCACGCGCGAGTTCATCACGGTCGCCGCGTGGCACCTGCTGCGCTCCCCGGACCTGCGCGGCGAGTACCTGCACGGCACCGAGGCCGAGCGGCACACCATCCTCCACGAGATCCTGCGCCTGGAACCGGTGGTGTCCAGGCTGTACCGCCGCGCCCAGACGGACCTGACCGTGGAAGGACAGACCGTCCCGGCCGGCACGCTACTGGAACTGGACCTCCGGTCCGTCAATGTCGACCCGGCCGTGGCGGGCGAACACCCCGGCGCGCTCTGCCCGGCCCGGCCGCTGCCGCGCGGCGTGCAGGCACCCGTCATGGCGTTCGGCGACGGACACCACCGCTGCCCCGGCGCCTTCCTGGCCATCCGCGAGACAGACACCTTCCTGCGCCGCCTGCTGATCTGGCAGGACCTGCACCTGGAGGCGGAACCCACCGTCACCTTCAACGAGGTCGTCAAGGGCTACGAATTACGCGGCCTGCGCGTCAGCACCCGGCAGGGACGCAGCCGAACGGCAAACCAGTAA
- a CDS encoding DUF4172 domain-containing protein: protein MTHFRRQYLHDHPGWTDFTWDSAALSHLLEQVNFQRGALSGQLSILGLDARQEALLDALTDDAARSSRIEGELLDELEVRSSVARRLGLPYGGLPELHRDVVGVVDVTLDATRNAHLPLTEDRLFRWHRALFPNGQRGVTPIVTGAYRTDADGPMQVVGNRLDNPTVHFQAPAAGRVPDLMTAFLAWLEAPQSLDPVIKAGLAHLHFLIIHPFEDGNGRLARTLTDLLLARADRRRERHYSLSRQIQEHQRAYYEILERTQRQATPDVTAWLHWFLQRVLDATAQTQRALRAVRTKRAYFDRHRTAALNDRQLGVLNRLFEPFDGKLTRQKYVRLVGKHPVPGTLRRQAISEDTALRDLEGLVSAGLLIREGAGRGVHYRVLLPDEADTPAFNADVFTTGRRDGADEP, encoded by the coding sequence ATGACCCACTTCCGGCGCCAGTACCTGCACGACCACCCTGGTTGGACGGACTTCACATGGGACAGCGCGGCCCTGTCACATCTCCTCGAACAGGTGAATTTCCAGCGCGGCGCGCTCAGCGGGCAGCTGAGTATCCTGGGGCTCGACGCCCGTCAGGAAGCGCTGCTGGACGCCCTGACAGACGACGCGGCCCGCAGCAGCCGCATCGAAGGGGAGCTGCTCGACGAACTGGAAGTCCGTTCGAGTGTGGCCCGGCGGCTCGGTCTGCCCTACGGCGGACTGCCGGAACTGCACCGTGACGTCGTCGGCGTGGTCGACGTCACCCTCGACGCGACCCGCAACGCCCACCTGCCCTTGACCGAGGATCGCCTGTTCCGCTGGCACCGGGCCCTGTTCCCGAACGGGCAGCGTGGCGTCACCCCCATCGTCACGGGTGCGTACCGCACCGACGCGGACGGACCCATGCAGGTGGTCGGCAACCGCCTCGACAACCCCACCGTGCATTTCCAGGCGCCGGCCGCCGGGCGCGTACCGGACCTGATGACGGCGTTCCTGGCGTGGCTGGAAGCGCCTCAGTCTCTCGATCCGGTCATCAAGGCCGGGCTCGCGCACCTGCATTTCCTGATCATTCATCCGTTCGAGGACGGCAACGGCCGACTCGCACGGACCCTCACGGACCTGCTCCTCGCCCGGGCCGACCGCCGCCGCGAGCGTCATTACTCCCTGTCCCGGCAGATTCAGGAGCATCAGCGGGCGTACTACGAGATCCTGGAACGCACGCAACGGCAAGCCACGCCGGACGTCACCGCGTGGCTGCACTGGTTCCTGCAACGCGTTCTGGACGCCACGGCCCAGACGCAGCGGGCCCTGAGGGCAGTGCGGACCAAACGCGCGTACTTCGACCGGCACCGGACCGCGGCCCTGAACGACCGGCAGCTCGGTGTCCTGAACCGACTGTTCGAGCCGTTCGACGGGAAACTCACCCGTCAGAAATACGTGCGGCTCGTCGGAAAGCACCCGGTGCCCGGCACGCTGAGGCGCCAGGCGATCAGTGAGGACACCGCCCTGCGCGACCTGGAGGGCCTCGTGTCGGCCGGCCTGCTCATCCGTGAGGGCGCCGGGCGGGGCGTGCACTACCGCGTGCTGCTTCCCGACGAGGCAGACACCCCGGCCTTCAACGCGGACGTCTTCACGACCGGACGCAGGGACGGAGCAGATGAGCCATGA
- a CDS encoding MerR family transcriptional regulator produces the protein MRIGELAARTGCSVRALRHYEHAGVLSSVRQDNGYRSFTPDDVARVRLIRLFLSVGFTLDEIRRFAPCWQAGRGPDDPVEADVAADFYRRKLADIDAQLRDLHVIRDRLTTQLGELTGTSPACAPTLEDSHEPDPRP, from the coding sequence ATGCGAATCGGTGAACTCGCCGCCCGGACCGGCTGCAGCGTCCGCGCCCTGCGGCATTACGAGCACGCGGGCGTCCTGAGCAGCGTCCGGCAGGACAACGGCTACCGGTCGTTCACGCCGGACGACGTGGCGCGGGTCCGCCTGATCCGCCTGTTCCTGTCGGTCGGCTTCACGCTCGACGAGATCCGCCGCTTCGCGCCGTGCTGGCAGGCAGGGCGCGGCCCGGACGATCCCGTCGAGGCGGACGTCGCCGCCGACTTCTACCGCCGCAAACTCGCGGACATCGACGCGCAGCTGCGTGACCTGCACGTCATCCGTGACCGCCTGACCACGCAACTGGGCGAACTGACCGGCACCAGCCCGGCCTGCGCCCCCACCCTGGAGGACTCCCATGAACCTGACCCTCGTCCGTAA
- a CDS encoding MBL fold metallo-hydrolase — translation MPLPVPAQDVLRGVTLLVVSHLHPDHLDPAAIPALPKDLPVLCQTGDEATLRGYGFRDVTPLQDTVSVAGLTFTRTDGEHGSGEILAQMGAAMGFVLRAPGEPTLYWAGDTVLIPAVTDTVTRERPDVIVTHSGGAALGGTLLIMDATQTVEVLRAAPDATVVAVHLESLDHCFSTRADLRRAAQQAGVEARLRVPQDGETLTLV, via the coding sequence GTGCCCCTGCCCGTCCCGGCACAGGATGTGCTGCGCGGCGTGACCCTGCTGGTCGTGTCGCACCTCCACCCGGACCACCTCGACCCGGCGGCGATCCCGGCCCTGCCCAAAGACCTGCCGGTGCTGTGCCAGACGGGGGATGAGGCCACCCTGCGCGGGTACGGGTTCCGGGACGTCACGCCCCTTCAGGACACGGTCAGCGTGGCGGGCCTGACCTTCACCCGCACGGACGGCGAGCATGGCAGCGGGGAGATCCTCGCGCAGATGGGGGCCGCGATGGGCTTCGTGCTCCGCGCCCCCGGCGAACCGACCCTGTACTGGGCGGGCGATACCGTGCTGATTCCTGCCGTGACCGACACGGTCACCCGTGAGCGGCCGGACGTGATCGTCACCCACTCGGGCGGCGCGGCGCTGGGCGGCACGCTGCTGATCATGGACGCCACGCAGACGGTGGAGGTGCTGCGCGCCGCGCCGGACGCGACGGTCGTGGCCGTGCACCTGGAGAGCCTCGACCACTGCTTCTCCACCCGCGCCGATCTGCGCCGCGCCGCGCAGCAGGCCGGGGTGGAGGCGCGACTGCGCGTCCCGCAGGACGGCGAGACCCTGACCCTGGTGTGA
- a CDS encoding right-handed parallel beta-helix repeat-containing protein translates to MIDPPTAGDRVAGQYSVQFLLRESPHERLYRAVTDWDESVLLTVFDPPHADSPTGARVRQAFMRHARLMAQVQHPAAPRVMDLQDTPERQVVVVSDRLHRTLRSLMQPRPLQPGTVRELAVTLFQALAAAHTQALLHARLSPDSVWFDAQGQVLLGDFALAARALQELQQEAGPDPRYAAPELLAGAAFSPQSDVYALAATLHEALSGVACPPASARAQGVPLPPLPASTPAELRAALVEALQLDASQRCVSASEVLEILGRPAPAQAEPVPSEPLPAVQAGPPAAPVARRDSPDGPQRTASHSAGVGRSSVHRNRTPMIAGLVVTALLLGAALRLVLPSAGQSVTTPEGGSAAVPQSTASSASGAEAGALTGAVQAVSAGAGTSAMDREVAAPVPEQNVNVVNTTVLNVRASADSTGQIITKLSRGDAVAVLEDQGEWLRILEVQSGQSGWVKASLTLPLRSEDETRALVAALEAGGEVVLPAGAYRLERPVTISEPLTLSGAGMKATVLFSAAAEDTLILTQSQVSLSDLSVAHVGTLPARTIRQDGGQLSLERVLIAGAVRDDDLSEYGSGLWVQEQAAATVSASTFTGNTFGVYVSDSSRADVTTSTFSANRDGGLLFRDASAGTVTRNTVEATGAHGIHVAGQATPGVTFNRIRGNQGRGVTVYGQASPTLSGNTIEDNTLQGVGVQDSATPTLEGNTIQGNRQSGVTYFDNAGGDASGNTVQGNRTAGFRMMNYARPTLDGNTIDRNRENGLAYSEYAAGQARNNTITGSGNPGIASWGDAQPELTGNTVTGGKQSGVVLAESSSGTLSGNQISGNALYGLIVTGNATPEVIENTLTGNGSGGIFYKQNAGGSGYGNFCYDNQGPNLSADLSADSAGPDFIQGDCSLY, encoded by the coding sequence ATGATCGATCCACCCACTGCCGGGGACCGTGTGGCCGGGCAGTACTCGGTGCAGTTCCTGCTACGCGAATCGCCGCACGAGCGGCTGTACCGCGCCGTGACCGACTGGGACGAGTCGGTCCTGTTGACCGTGTTCGACCCGCCGCACGCCGACTCCCCGACGGGAGCGCGGGTGCGGCAGGCATTCATGCGGCACGCGCGGCTGATGGCGCAGGTGCAGCACCCGGCGGCGCCGCGCGTGATGGACCTGCAGGACACACCGGAACGGCAGGTCGTGGTGGTCAGCGACCGTCTGCACCGCACGCTGCGTTCCCTGATGCAGCCCCGGCCGCTTCAGCCGGGCACGGTCAGGGAGCTGGCGGTCACGCTATTCCAGGCGCTGGCGGCCGCGCACACGCAGGCGCTGCTGCATGCCCGGCTCTCGCCCGACAGTGTCTGGTTCGACGCTCAGGGACAGGTGCTGCTGGGGGATTTCGCGCTGGCTGCCCGCGCCCTGCAGGAATTGCAGCAGGAGGCCGGGCCCGACCCGCGCTACGCCGCGCCGGAACTGCTGGCGGGCGCGGCCTTCAGTCCGCAGTCGGATGTGTACGCCCTGGCAGCCACGCTTCATGAGGCCCTGAGCGGCGTGGCCTGCCCGCCCGCTTCGGCGCGGGCGCAGGGCGTTCCTCTGCCACCCCTGCCAGCCAGCACGCCGGCTGAGCTGCGGGCCGCGCTGGTCGAGGCGCTGCAACTGGACGCCTCACAGCGCTGCGTGAGTGCCAGCGAGGTGCTGGAAATCCTGGGCCGGCCCGCCCCTGCGCAGGCGGAGCCCGTCCCGTCCGAACCCCTGCCGGCTGTGCAGGCCGGTCCGCCAGCGGCACCTGTTGCCCGGAGGGATTCACCGGACGGACCCCAGAGGACGGCCTCTCACTCCGCAGGGGTTGGCCGGAGCTCCGTGCACCGCAACCGCACGCCCATGATCGCTGGGCTGGTTGTGACTGCGTTGCTGCTGGGTGCGGCACTGAGACTCGTCCTGCCGTCCGCTGGGCAGTCGGTCACGACTCCAGAGGGTGGCAGCGCCGCTGTCCCTCAATCGACAGCCTCGTCCGCATCGGGAGCGGAAGCGGGCGCACTTACCGGGGCCGTACAGGCCGTCTCTGCCGGGGCGGGGACCTCGGCCATGGACCGCGAGGTGGCCGCGCCCGTACCGGAACAGAACGTCAACGTGGTCAATACGACCGTTCTGAACGTCCGGGCCTCGGCGGACAGCACCGGGCAGATCATCACGAAGCTCTCGCGGGGAGACGCTGTGGCAGTGCTGGAAGATCAGGGCGAGTGGCTGCGCATTCTCGAGGTTCAGAGCGGGCAGAGTGGCTGGGTGAAAGCTTCCCTGACGTTGCCGCTGCGGAGTGAGGACGAAACCCGCGCTCTCGTGGCGGCCCTGGAAGCGGGTGGGGAGGTTGTGCTGCCTGCCGGCGCGTACCGACTGGAGCGTCCAGTCACGATTTCCGAGCCTCTGACGCTCAGTGGCGCTGGCATGAAGGCGACCGTTCTGTTCAGTGCAGCGGCCGAGGACACCCTGATCCTGACCCAGTCCCAGGTGAGCCTCAGCGATCTGAGTGTCGCTCATGTGGGCACCCTGCCAGCCCGCACCATCCGACAGGACGGTGGGCAGCTCAGCCTGGAGCGGGTTCTGATCGCCGGGGCCGTCCGGGATGATGACCTCAGCGAGTACGGCAGCGGCCTGTGGGTGCAGGAGCAGGCCGCTGCCACCGTGAGCGCTTCGACCTTCACCGGCAACACCTTTGGCGTTTACGTGAGCGACAGTAGCCGCGCGGACGTGACGACCAGTACCTTCAGCGCGAACCGCGACGGTGGCCTGCTGTTCCGGGACGCCAGTGCCGGCACCGTGACGCGCAACACCGTCGAGGCGACCGGCGCGCACGGCATTCACGTGGCTGGACAGGCCACGCCCGGCGTCACTTTCAACCGTATCCGGGGCAACCAGGGACGGGGTGTCACCGTGTACGGCCAGGCCTCGCCCACGCTGAGCGGTAACACCATCGAGGACAACACGCTTCAGGGGGTGGGCGTGCAGGACAGCGCCACTCCGACGCTGGAAGGGAACACTATTCAGGGGAACCGTCAGAGCGGCGTCACCTACTTCGACAACGCGGGGGGTGACGCCAGTGGTAATACCGTGCAGGGGAACCGCACAGCCGGGTTCCGCATGATGAACTACGCCCGGCCGACCCTGGATGGCAACACCATCGACCGCAACCGCGAGAACGGTCTGGCGTACAGTGAGTACGCGGCTGGCCAGGCCCGAAACAACACCATCACGGGCAGCGGTAATCCCGGCATTGCCTCCTGGGGAGACGCCCAGCCGGAACTGACGGGCAATACCGTCACCGGTGGAAAGCAGAGCGGCGTGGTTCTGGCTGAAAGTAGCTCCGGTACCCTCAGTGGCAACCAGATCAGCGGGAACGCCCTGTACGGCCTGATCGTGACAGGAAACGCCACCCCCGAGGTGATTGAAAACACCCTGACCGGCAACGGCAGTGGCGGCATCTTCTATAAACAGAATGCAGGTGGCAGTGGCTACGGGAATTTCTGTTACGACAATCAGGGGCCGAATCTCAGTGCGGACCTGAGTGCGGACAGCGCGGGTCCGGATTTCATTCAGGGTGATTGTTCCCTGTACTGA